The following nucleotide sequence is from Populus trichocarpa isolate Nisqually-1 chromosome 11, P.trichocarpa_v4.1, whole genome shotgun sequence.
TTCATACATCACTATAAATTCTTTTCATGGTTGAAGACTTATAAACTTAAGGATAATGAAGAGTAACTAAGCTCCACACTACAAGGACACTTGTTTTTCAAGATCTCCACCACCTTTCTCAACAAGTAAAGGTGCTCAAGCTCTCTAGGTAGTTGTCTTCTTATATTTTTGATGAATGAGAGCATGTTcccttttgcttttgatttgtaCATGTGTATATATGACTTGCCAGCTTTCTGGTCtgtttcattttgatctattatattcttacatttgatgaaaaaaaagtaaaggtgCTCAAGGATGTTTTTCTAACTATACAACAATAACTCCATGCTCTTCCACTCTTttaacaataaacataataaataacCCTAGTGAATGCATATAAACAACTCTAGTTCCTTGAAGGAACAAGGTAGAACAACATGCAAGTAAGTAGGCACATGAACACTCATACTCCAGCCACTCTTGATTTAAATGAGTGTACCTATAATGTGTGAAAAATCCTAGATCTTGTAATATAATTTAGTAATGTCGTGTGTAAAGTCCTCCCAATAACATTTCAAGTATCTTTTTGAGTGTGGTACCATAACCTAAAACCTAGCTCTattcttaaatttcattatcttaGTGTCAAACTCATCTCCTTGAGCTGCATTCATGATTGATTGACATTCCTTGAGCTTATAACAATACCTTTTACCACCACACATGTAAGGGTATTGATTACCATTAAGAGAAAATAATTCATGTGATACCCACCTCTTAAAAAGAATGGTATGGACATAAGGAAtcccaataatatatatattttttttaccatgaccATTGTCATGATAATGAGAAATGGcatgccttaaaaaaaaagagatagaaagaGTAATCTCCAGGGATTATGTCCAATAATTTCTAGGAAAGGAAATGCAACTTGAACAAATAGAGAAAGATCTCTACAATGCATTATCTGAGATCATATAATCTTTAGAAATTGTATCTCCAATTGCATAAGAAAATCTTTTGaactttctataaaattaacaGTGTCTCTCAATGTCTCCAATGTCTTCAATGAAAATCTCATGTCTTCAATGAAATCTCCATGATGAGATATCCATAACCTAATTACAAAAATCTTTATGAGAATCTTCATGATAAGACCTCCATGTCTCCAACAAAAATCCCCATGAGAATCTTAACATCTCCCAACATAATGCTTTGACACTACTTTCATTATCACAAAACATTCTCCACTTTTTAAGTAATAATGTTCTTTgctttaagaaaaacaaaaaaattgatcaaaatctCATCTCTCTTGTAAGAAATTTCTCATTTCCCATCAAACAAGGGTCATCTATTATGATAAAAGACTAGTTTACGAGGAGAAAATCAAGTGTAGAGACATAAACCTATATTGAAACCACGACCATAAAAAGCCTAATTCAATCTTGAGGTTTTCATTGTCTCAATGCAACTGGAATTTGTACTTTATGCCATTTTAATCCTTTTCTATCGTTATTCATATGCGTGCCTTCTGTACAGAGTCTTGAATTAGTAGAAAAGAACTTTACAGaaggcattaaaaaaaaaaaaacaaatatcacttGGAAGCAGAGCTTCCATTTAAGCGTTTCTCCTACATGTCCAAAGGCATATGgactcgataaaaaaaaaaatggaacccATACAAAGAACATAGCAGAAAGGGCCGAGAGAGACTGGACCCTGGCCACAAGGGCTCATGCATTTGATGGGCTCGTTATTAAAGGCCCAATCCAAGAAGGAAAAGTTCTTGTGATCTCAGGATTGAGTGTGGACTCTTTGACGGTAAATGGTCAGCTTCACGCAGATTGACCAGATGGCCTGCCCCTCACGTCAAAAGGTTGAAACAAAATTTCATACACCATGACATCATACAGGTTGATAATGGAGAGttacttttccttttcctcGGACTCACGATGATACATCCACTCTACCTAATCGCATCGATTGTTTCTAATTACATagctattttaaaaacaaataattttactaaccttattttatatgttgaataattaaaaatgttgcATGAGTGCTTTGgtagaatattaaaaattcaaggaGTTGACGATACGATGATTAATGGCCTAATGAGTTGTTTGGAAATAcgattgcggttgctttttaaagtgtttttattgccgaaatacatcaaaatgatgttttttttaattttttaaaaattatttttgagatcagcgcatcaaaacgattcaaaacatataaaaaatttaatttttaataaaaacaaaaatttaaaaacacaaaactagAAAGATATGCTATCTTTTCTTAACTTTCAgttcaaactttaaaataacattaaaaaaaaattattaaattttattgatgtaAAAAGTATGCAATTgagattgcaagaaaaattaatcttgGTTGATGcacaaaatgatataaatattgtttaGAGCTCTAATcctaagaaaaatcataaaaaatattttttgtaaatatatttctataaatGAAGATAAAGAATTAATCTTGACATGCCAAAAACAACTGAAGTAGAATCACAGAAATGATATTTGCAAGTTGTAACCTGCAATTATATCATTTGGCAATTTGTAGACTAATAAATAATcgtaatttccttttttataagaaaatttattttagggaaaagtctttatttttctaacaataACAGATGTTAATGTCCAAGATTGTCCACGAAAGTCCACAAGAGAATACCTTCTTTATACAAATTGTCCATTCTACCCCTACTTTCCATCAGAAAGTTCCCAAGACCGGGCCTGCAAGCTTCCCGTAGAATGACCACCTTACCCCCGATCAACCTTCCCCGAAACTCATAGGTGCTAGGCAGCAGTTCCCCGGGGAAAAAGAACGTGGTCTTGACCTTCCTTCCTTCATGACCTGTCCCATAGCTGTCTCTCATGGCCTCTCCTTCTTCGAAATCCCAATTCCCTATCTATATATGAACCGAAGCCATGAACCTAAACATCCATCTCTCAAATACCCACAAACCAAGTTTCTATTTTCCTCTGTTTACAGTTTACACCTTTCTTTATATAGAAAGATGGcttcttcttcaaattttgAAGATTTCTTGCCTCTTATGGCCAACAAGCTAGGTGGTGACGGTCTTGTAGGAGAACTATGCAACGGTTTCAATCTTTTGGTGGATAGTGAAAAGGGTGTCATCACTTTTGATAGTCTTAAAAAGAACTCAGCTTTATTGGGTTTGCAAGATTTGAGTGATGATGATTTAAGGTGTATGTTAAGAGAAGGTGATTTTGATGGTGATGGAGCACTTAATCAGATGGAGTTTTGTGTTTTGATGTTCAGATTGAGTCCTGAGTTGATGGAAGAGTCTCAGTTTTTGTTAGAGGAAGCACTTTTACAGGAATTCAAACattattgctaatttttttacctttttttttactataattgtTCCCATTTTATGGGGAAACATCTTATCTCTCTTTATTGGTTGTAATGACTTGTATTATTGGATCATTGAATATAGTGAACAAAAGATTAGAAATTGAAACAAGTTGCCATTTTCACTCCAGtgttatctttttatcttttgtctTTGTTATTATGCTTCATAATGACATGATCTCGTGCTTAATTTAGTGAGTTTGATTGAAATTAAGGTATTTCGGCGTTCCAGCGATTACTGTATGTTTAGtattttcttatgttgtttTCCTCGAAAAGCAGAAGCAGAGGATGTACTTAGTACAGAATTGATAGGGGCAGAACGTAAGAGGCACGGCTGCAGATTACAGACTCTATTCTAGATCCTCAAATTACATACAAGTGCTTCCTAGAATGTTGGGCAACTAAGTTTCTGTGGAAAAACCGTGTACGTTAAtggaaataaaacaatttttttctttttggagtgGGAATTCATACACGAGCATCCGATCCCAGTCTAGACGTTTGAAGAGGTACTAATGCTGTAGTCCCTTGTAGATTTAGATTGATCAGTCACTGAATTGAATCTGCATGCTTTGAAGCTTTAAATAATCAAGcatgtgtttttttgttctgtGAGAAGCAAAAGGTTGCTAGCAAAATTAGAAGACTTAAAGTTTAGATAACAGAAAAAGTTGTAAGTTTTGGGGCTCTGAATCACAATCCTAAAGTGTTTAGGGGGTCAGAAGTTGTTGCCTACTAGTACTGAGCAACAAACGAACCAGTTCTGGATAAAGCACGACTAATGAGGCATATAGTTTTCTTTGTGGTGGAGTAAGCACTTGcttctttggttttcaatcaATGAAATTTCATATGATAATACATTTTAGCCAAATTCTGCTCCAATATGGATTCATTAACTTCACCGGTCTTGGCTGGAATGGTGAACAGAAAAGCAGAAGTCAGTATTGTGGGCGCTGCCGATGCTAGGTTGCACTTGTTTTATCAGAATACTTCTGCTTCAACTGTCAACTGATGATAGTCTACCGTGCTTCTAACAACGTCAAACTAACTTCACTTTTTGAGTAAGCTTCAATCTGGTTTGATGAACTTTCCTGTTCAAGTGGATTCTTTCCCATGAAAAATAAGGTTATTAAGGCTGAGGCAATGGATTTTCATAGTCGACATTTCAGCCTATCTTCTGCTCTTTGTTGCACCCATAACAAAGCCACATGAATGCATCTTAAAACTTCAGATGTATTCCTAGATGAGCTTAACTTTCACCAATCAGTTCCAATGGTGCTCCTTTTATCCAAAGTATCCATGCCTAAGAAAACAAGGCAATAGGTCATGTCGCAACAGAAAAATTGTTGTTAGAAACTCCAGATAAACAATTATGTATATTGTTGAGTAGACAAAAGAAAGCATCCTCGATGTAATCTCTGTCTGGAGCCTTGATGGAGATAAAAGAAGCCCTCGAGCAGTTCCGCCTATAATGTCCATACACTTACTCCAATCCAGCAAGGCAGcaactttctttttgtttggtcTGATCAATTATCATCCATGTTAGTCTCTGATTAACAACTTGACATGATATATAGAACTAAAATGTTGTTGATTCGGACAGGTATTCgtaccaaaaataaaagagtttaaACTTTTGTTGGCcatatattaacatatttttattcatgaatgCAGCAGCCACGAGGCCTTACGAGATTGTGGAGCTGAAGCTCAgcaattaatataatttcatttcttaACTCGTCCAACCCTTGAACAAAACTCTTCGAAAGCCTTTTCACCGCTATTTCTTGTCCTCCAATCAAAATATGCCGTTTGTCAAGATGATATGTTCCGGTTGGTGATTCTTTTGCTACTTACGTACAGGTCCAAAACCACCTTCTCCTAACTTGCTACTGCATGAGCTATAGAACTTAAATCAAATATTGGCAACTCCATGTTCCCTTTTCTTACTTCTTCAAATCTATTATTCTTCATAAGATTCCTCCTCCGCATCCAAGAGATCATTCCTGCAATTAGCCTGCCCGTGCCCAACAAAGCCGTGCTCGCAATTATTCCTGCTTTCTTCTCCTCACTCAAGTTCCCTTTTTTCAAGTTGCACCTGATTGCAGAGAAGAATAATTAGAAGCAACTGAAAGTCTCCCTAGTTCAAGATTTGCTTCGTAACTACAGCTCGAATTAAATCtgggaattttttatttagagttGAGGTAAacggaagaagaaaaaatgaagcgGAAGTTTATCATAATTATGTTTTGAAGAGGGAAAATTAGCACAAGCACTGCAAGAGCATTTCTTCAAACATAATCTCTCACATTCCCTATGACCAATGCTCTTTTCAAACCACGAAGAGGATGTAGCTGACAGCTTATTGGCAGCATACTTGTGAAAGCCATCTTTATCACAGCATTTCAGTGGAGTCCTTCGAATACAACTATCTGACCAATCTGAAAAATTCCAATCTCCCACGACTTGGGCGTGAATCCATCCAAGCATATACATATAGGAGTTCTACTTATCTAGCATCGTGTTAGTGATGCAGTATAACAGAAATCCTAAAACTGGGATTTCTGAAGCTCTAAGATCACAATCTTAAATTGTAGAGAGGAAACTCTAATATATTCTGAAAACGTAATAATCCATTAGAATGACTTGAAAATAATACACCAATTGTTTTTATAGTACCAACAACCAACCTAGCcagtatagaaaaaaaaaaactaactaggAAATAAAATCCAGATATAacgatgaaaaataataaaaagttcaaAACCAGCATTTTCCAGGCCTAAATTGAGGGGTTTTTGACCTCTGCTGGTGCAAGCTGACTTACCTCACATGGAACAGGGACTATAGAACCTTTTCCTCAAATTTCAGCATCATCCAATAGTTAGATTTAATGTTACGACTGTTTTTGTCATGCTGGACTTCTTCAACGTCAGTTAGGTCTACAATCACCCAATCTTGAGCTCGTTCATTCCATGTGTAGCTCTGAAAAAGGCCCAATGGATTTAGTGTAAGCCTTGAAGAAACTGAACTTCCATCCTATACTCGAAATAAACCTCTTTGCTGTTGAACACAAATTCATTTGTGGAAATTAGATTAGGTTTCAGTCGAGGATTTGATGTAAATTTTATGCCATCCCATGACCCCGTTCTAAACTCTGTTTTCTTCCCTCTTCAGAAGTAGCTGTGGATACCCGTGAGGAATCTATACCAAACGAAAACAGCTCTTCCAAGATGACAGATACCTTTCAATCCGTGTTAAGAAGTTGATTCCCATTCCCATTCCAGGTAGTAAGGTATCACAAGGATGTTCAAAACTTTGCCACGGAAAGTTTGCAGAGTTATCATCATTTCCTGCTCTAACAGCAAAATTTCACTACTCCGAGAGCTGTGCAACTGGATTCTGCCTATTTCTTGATGCATTTGAATTTGATGACCAAACAATATGGTTTTTGGTATTGGGAGGATGAGAATCCCTTGAGTGGTGATATTTAGAGCTCCCAAGTTATAAGAAAGTGATTTTTCTCTGTTGGTTACACATAAAACTGCATGTGGAGACTTCTCGAGCCACAATCCTAGTAATTTCTAACATGGTATTAGCACTAGTTCAATGTAGTGAGGCGTTTGAGAAATTAAAGTATGTATTTAGATGAGAGAGTGAATGGACAAAGtgatatccaaaaataaaaaataaaaatgcgaGATGATATAATCCAACAAGAAAATGAAGGCTTTATATTAAGAGAATGATAAGAGAAGCCTGAAAGAAAGGCTTAGTGCAAGCCAACAACTTCTTGCACAATAGATGATGTGATATAATAAGAAtcatttataatgaaaaaaagagagagctttctttaaagaaaggaagaaagagatATTGCCAAAGAGCTAAAATGAAGAATGTGGGAGAAAAAATGGCTTAGAAATGACATGTTTAAGCAAaaacaatagctaaaaaaaaggaaaattgaagAGATGACAATGAGATATTAGCCTTGATTTTAGACAAGTCTTTGCCAAAGGAGTAGAGTTTCTCGAATGGAGAATCGGTATGCAATATATGCTACAATAGCAGTGATGTTATCTGATCCAAAAGAGGTATATTGACTGATAACTTGATTCAGTTAATATCTTTGCAcaagaaataattatattgattttctGAAACTCTACAATTTATTCTTGGATATTCTAACTTATTTGTTCTCTGTTTCAGTTTTTTACTGCTAATGGCTGACATATATAACCAATTAAGGAAAAAATCAGCAAAGGTGCCCTACAGCACACAGGTGTTAAGTATTATTACCAGCGCATCGGttctatattaatttgaaggtcTATAACAtcatattcaagaaattaatgtaAGTGATTTTAATGCAGTGATCAGTAAGTTTACGGTCTCTTGCAACAGCATATCAGGAACCTGTATTCacttcatcatttttcttggtatATTGTCAACTAGGCAGAAGTTATTGGCTTTTGTTCTTAATTATGAACAGGAAGGAAAGCTTAGGAGGTCCTTGGAAATTTATGGGCCTCATGCCTTTATTTGACCCATCAAACGTGATGGAGTAGAGTGAATTCATAGATTTGTTTTGCAGGATTAACACAGGCCCAAAATTCATCAGCGTAAAATCCATTTTTATGTGAAGTTTATCCACAACTTCATCACTGAGGATATAGGGCATGACACTGGTTGTAAGATATATATTCACCACAATATCAATAGTATATATGTCTCGAAATGAAATGCTATTACTAGCCGTATCATTAGTTATTCTATAAGTTAAAGCTTCACAGAACTTCCCTCAAATCCTATCCTCCTAAATTCTGATTGCTCAAAAGCACAACTCCTCAAGCTGTACCTTTTAATCTCTATAAAGGGACATATAATCTAACATATTTCAATCCAGTTTATTGCGTAAGGCTTTAGCAGACAAATTTTTTGTGCAGAAACTTGCTTACCTGTTGGTATGTTTGATTGTAAATTTTCTATTTCTGTTTGACACAAACCAGCAACCAACACAGTGCATTTCTGCTAAATAAGATTGAAGATGTCGCAGTTGTAACTCCTGTTATGCTCTCAGCTCAAGACATTATCCATACAAAAAAAAGGCACCATAAGCACATAAAAAGCATCTTCTGAGGCCATGAAGCTGTTTCAGCACCTCTCCTGCAGTGTTACAATATCTTTGAGGCTGACAgaaaaaaacacacaactaAATATCACTCTATGGGGATAATTAGTTCTTCAAAATTGTGCAGAAAACTTGCACACAAATACTTACAAGGAAGAGAGTTCAAATTTCAGATCTAACTTTTACTTGCATTCTTATCTGGATTCATGCCATGCCTCACTCCTGGCATcacaaaacacaacaaaataattaacataacGAACACTAAACTCTAAGTTGAACTAATTCTCGTAAACTAAGTTGAGTAACTAGCTTTTAGTGCGCATCAATATAAACAATAACTATAAAGAGACGGGTACTTTTGTGCATTGATTGCATATACCTTTTAACTACaacaacttattttattttattttttttgtcatgtatGAGCATGTATTATTCCAccattttatagtattttattttaattttaattttaaaaaaactttataaataaatagactttaatctattaaattaaattgtttaaaacataaaaaataataattttaaagacaTAAAATTGGATTATCTTTCAGTATAACAGTTTGTTGGTACTATATATGTGTGTGGTAAGAGctcttaaaaacaataattgctAAAAATAGTTACActgatttgatttattgataGTATAATTAATGTCAcagctgattttttttcttggataattataaaaatctttctataatttaatttgaatttcactttcctttagtttttgtataGATTATATTTTACgtcttgaattaaataaaaaatacaaacaacatATATTATTGAGGATATAAACAAAGAGCAATTTATGAAAGTAggaagagaaaatgaaattcaaattaaattatagaaaatgttttatataattatcttttttaaaatgaaaattaagaaaaaattaattctagcCGTAAAAAGTTCTATCTAATAAGTTTGCTTACATAACTAGGAAAGAACACAATCATCCTACTGAGTCCTCGTAATGAGATTATCGTCCACTTTTCTATCATTATTTGCAATTTTgtcatcaaaagaacaaaactgAGCTTAAGAtccaaaattcaaattcataactACATATATAAGAAGGAAAAATTAGTGacaactataaaataataaagtaataataaaaaaaccaatgtaaaagataataaataaacatgattttaaaaataaaaatgaaaaaaattaaaatagaaatcatgaaaatatatgAGATCTAGAAGTTATTTTAAGTTGTtacattgctaaaaaaaaatgcttgtatataaaataatttttttatactaccaaaattaacaaataggaaaaaaaatgccGACAGAAATAGCAATAGAAAATTTCTATCGGTAATATTTTAAATGCAAATAACGacataataaatctaatataaaataattttttttttattataaatctaatataaatatttttttatactaccAAAATTAACAAATAGTAACAGAAATGCCGACGGAAATAGCAATAGAAAATTTATATCGGTAATATTTAAAATGCAAATAGCGACATAATATGTTccgtcaataattttttatggaatagaaaaaataaaaattccattgGCAATCCATCAAAAATTTgacacaataatatttttcaatggaaTTGCTAATGGACATtccatcaataaatttaaatgaattaaaatccAACAgttatcttttctttcctttcttctttctcttctttctaaaaaaaaaagtaacccaTCCCTCTGTTTTCTCACAAATCTCCCAAAATGCCAACATCTACTTACATCTATCactatcaaaattaataatttcttgacTCAATTTCTTGTGAAGCTTGCTACACTAAATAAGTaaacctattaattttttttataactcatttatgttttaagttaatttattgaagtttttttatatagtatttatagtttacttgtatatttaagtgttctacaactattttttaaaaaattttgttgcattaatgtataatttgtatgtgagagttttttttatgaatttaggagaaattgattttatttattatttgataaaattgagtttgattttgtaatttatatgcgttataattgaataaataatgtGTTATTTAATGGGTATCAATtactcatttttaattttattgtcaagttgaaaattcaagaaaattgattttatatatatataaaaggaatcCAAACTATTATAGAATGAAGAACAGAGATACGTAAACTGGAAAATCTATAAAGTAGAAAACAACATTTGTAATTAAGAAGAACATACTCCACAAAAATTACATATCATGATTGATAGgaatcaaaatctaatttgagagtacttttcttttccattacGAAAGTGATTCACCCGTCCCGTATGGGCTGTGGCCAGCTTTAAGTTGAGATTGATACTGGAAAGGAAATTTAACTCCTCAATTGACGCAATTCCTCGAGAAATACTGCTCTTCTATTGTTCTAACTTCTATGCCCTTCTAAAACGGCATCCATTGCTGCCACTCGATGGTTTCAGCCAAGAAAGAAAGGTGCGACCATTTCTACATGTCGCTTTTAAGTGAGTGTGTTCCAGAACCATTGTCTACGTCTTGGAGAATTTTTAAGTGAGTGTGTTCCAGACAATCCTGAACACCGTCTATAATGATCGCGTTTGATGCGCCTTGCATCGTGGTGGTGAATCGCGTGCAGGAAAAAATTAGTGATTAAGCTCTAGCAAcgcgtttttctcttctcattttCTACATCTTGTTTGTTTGATGAGTTGTTTGTTTGATGAGAAATAATTtcctgaaaattatttttaaaatttttttatgtttgtttatcattaagaaaattagttaacggaaaacactttccagtcaaagaaaaatttgactttgtttctaagaaagtgttttcattttattttgagcggaaaatactttccgaaagttgtgaaaaatttaaaaatatcatattatttgctgattatatcaaatttagtcctcaaacttttgattgctatatatatattgttttgaatatttttttttcaatttcatcccttagaatttgatttttatattaactttggtccttatttttataattattatttgcttttctcttatcattttttaattaaaattttttatttatcaaatttggtcattattattttgattgttacttattttatttgaaataatttataaaatgataattattattattttaatttcttcatcttttaattttttttatttgttagatttgatctctattattttgattattatttatttatttttgagataatttatgaaattatatttttttttaatttcattctcattcaactttttaatttgtaagatttgttcctcattattttaataaacttaaaaaaataaaacattaataagttattttccagtttattttccatgacataaccaaacactggaaaatattttctaacttatttttcattacactaccaaacatcaaaaaataatttacttttccagaat
It contains:
- the LOC7454390 gene encoding calcium-binding protein KRP1, translating into MTCPIAVSHGLSFFEIPIPYLYMNRSHEPKHPSLKYPQTKFLFSSVYSLHLSLYRKMASSSNFEDFLPLMANKLGGDGLVGELCNGFNLLVDSEKGVITFDSLKKNSALLGLQDLSDDDLRCMLREGDFDGDGALNQMEFCVLMFRLSPELMEESQFLLEEALLQEFKHYC